A portion of the Gossypium arboreum isolate Shixiya-1 chromosome 8, ASM2569848v2, whole genome shotgun sequence genome contains these proteins:
- the LOC108468717 gene encoding DEK domain-containing chromatin-associated protein 2-like, translated as MATETLDDKKPEEEEVIDKENEEGSKEVLEKQMEVKKKKNEEEEEEEEEEEKRGRRKKKRKEPVTPSSDRPTREKKVVERYSAPSVAWSSSSKTQLIEKSHGTQLKDIPNGIHLLSCLFVFPLKGNWTWEHAKLKDRMETLQRDLRHYEGEDIQNLSLRELQNLEQQLDSALKRIRSNNV; from the exons ATGGCGACAGAAACGCTAGATGACAAGAAACCGGAGGAAGAGGAGGTGATAGATAAAGAAAACGAAGAAGGAAGTAAGGAGGTTTTGGAGAAACAAATGGAAGTTAAAAAGAAGAAGaacgaggaagaagaagaagaagaggaggagGAAGAGAAGAGGGGGAGGAGAAAGAAGAAGAGA AAAGAGCCAGTGACGCCTAGTAGTGATAGGCCTACAAGGGAAAAAAAAGTCGTAGAAAGGTATTCAGCTCCTTCTGTTGCATGGTCTTCCTCATCTAAAACTCAGTTAATTGAAAAG AGTCATGGTACTCAGCTTAAAGATATTCCCAATGGTATACATCTCCTCTCTTGCTTATTTGTTTTTCCCCTTAAG GGAAACTGGACCTGGGAACATGCAAAACTTAAAGATAGAATGGAGACTTTACAAAGAGACCTGAG GCATTACGAAGGAGAAGATATCCAGAATTTGAGTCTTAGAGAGCTTCAAAATTTGGAGCAACAACTTGATTCTGCCCTTAAACGCATAAGATCCAACAATGTTTAA